The Magnolia sinica isolate HGM2019 chromosome 9, MsV1, whole genome shotgun sequence genome contains a region encoding:
- the LOC131256634 gene encoding probable galacturonosyltransferase 10, with protein sequence MRRREGVFRRPPKRRFSKTWLALGVVVILFIVVLLSRDRQLEFSPSINHKSYRQDDLTEGYNVTEEMLSPHSAARQLGDQISLAKALLIVAKESNNLQFAWELSAKIRNSQILLSKAATRPVPLTIEESETEIHDMALLIYQAQQQHYDSATMIMKLKGKIQSLEEQVSSVNEKSSKYGQIAAEEVPKSLYCLGVTLAVHWYQNLARQGNLNEDGWETKKLQDNSLYHFCVFSDNVLATSVVVNSTATNARHPDLIVFHLVTDEVNYAPMKAWYSMNRFRGVTVEVQKIEDFSWLNASYVPVLKQLQDADTKNYYFSGNNDDGRTPIKFRNPKYLSMLNHLRFYLPEVYPALKKVVFLDDDVVVQKDLSPLFSIDLNGNVNGAVETCMETFHRFHKYLNYSHPLIMAHFDPDACGWAFGMNVFDLVAWRKRNVTGIYHYWQERNIDRTLWKLGTLPPGLLTFYGLVEPLDPKWHVLGLGYTNIDAKTIAEGAVVHFNGNMKPWLKIGMEKYKGLWDRYIDYSHPLLQHCNVH encoded by the coding sequence AAATCATACAGGCAAGACGACTTGACCGAAGGTTACAATGTCACTGAAGAAATGCTGAGCCCTCACTCCGCTGCAAGGCAATTGGGAGATCAGATCTCTCTTGCAAAAGCCTTACTCATCGTTGCCAAAGAAAGTAACAACCTCCAGTTTGCTTGGGAACTAAGTGCCAAGATCCGCAACTCGCAGATCCTCCTCTCGAAGGCCGCCACCAGGCCAGTGCCATTGACCATCGAAGAATCTGAGACGGAGATCCACGATATGGCCCTCCTGATCTACCAAGCCCAACAGCAGCACTATGACAGTGCGACCATGATCATGAAGCTGAAAGGCAAGATCCAATCTCTTGAAGAACAGGTGAGTTCTGTGAACGAGAAGAGCTCAAAGTACGGGCAGATAGCTGCGGAAGAAGTTCCGAAAAGCCTATACTGCCTGGGTGTCACACTTGCTGTCCACTGGTACCAAAACCTCGCTCGGCAGGGGAATCTCAATGAAGATGGGTGGGAAACGAAGAAGCTCCAGGACAACAGTCTCTATCATTTTTGTGTCTTCTCCGACAACGTCCTCGCCACTTCCGTCGTCGTCAATTCAACCGCAACGAATGCACGCCACCCGGATCTGATCGTCTTCCACTTGGTCACTGACGAAGTGAACTATGCTCCGATGAAGGCCTGGTATTCGATGAACAGATTCCGAGGAGTGACGGTTGAGGTCcagaagattgaagatttcagcTGGCTAAATGCCTCCTACGTCCCTGTTCTAAAGCAGCTACAAGATGCCGACACCAAGAACTACTACTTCTCCGGCAACAATGACGATGGGCGGACACCAATCAAATTCCGGAACCCAAAATACCTATCAATGCTAAACCACCTGCGGTTCTACCTCCCCGAAGTCTACCCTGCTTTGAAGAAGGTGGTATTCCTAGACGACGATGTCGTGGTCCAAAAGGATCTGTCCCCCCTGTTCTCCATAGATCTGAATGGGAACGTGAACGGGGCCGTTGAGACGTGCATGGAGACGTTCCATAGATTCCACAAGTACCTGAACTACTCACACCCGCTGATAATGGCCCACTTTGACCCAGATGCTTGCGGATGGGCCTTTGGCATGAATGTGTTTGATCTGGTTGCGTGGAGGAAGAGGAATGTGACCGGCATTTACCACTACTGGCAGGAGCGGAACATTGACCGGACACTGTGGAAGCTCGGGACGCTACCGCCTGGGCTATTGACTTTCTACGGGTTGGTTGAGCCATTGGATCCGAAGTGGCACGTGTTGGGGCTGGGGTACACAAACATCGATGCGAAAACAATTGCGGAGGGGGCCGTGGTGCATTTCAACGGCAACATGAAGCCTTGGTTGAAGATTGGTATGGAGAAGTATAAAGGGTTGTGGGATAGGTACATTGATTACTCGCATCCATTGTTGCAGCATTGCAATGTGCATTGA